A region from the Bradyrhizobium erythrophlei genome encodes:
- a CDS encoding Rieske 2Fe-2S domain-containing protein, which translates to MTTSILERLDTALVEDSADGLFRCDRAIFTDTGFFELEMKHLFEGNWVYLAHESQIPNKNDYFTTWIGRQPIFIARSKNDELNAFVNACSHRGAMICRYKRGSKSTFTCPFHGWTFSNSGKLLKVKDPDGAGYPEQFHNEGSHDLKKVARFEAYRGFLFGSLNPDVKPLAEHLGEAAKFIDMMVDQAPDGLEVLRGSSSYIYDGNWKLQAENGADGYHVSSVHWNYIATTSRRNAESDDVKATDLSKMSELKGGYYSFENGHMVVWSRFADPTTRPAYAHIDQLTAKHGRARAQWMVENLRNLCLYPNLYLMDQMSSQLRVTRPLAVDKTEVTIYCIAPKSEPAEQRMRRIRQYEDFFNASGMATPDDLEEFRACQQAYMAKAMRWNDLSRGATHWIEGADEGAQAIDLHPLRSGVKIEDEGLFLVQHGYWSDALREAVLKGDGA; encoded by the coding sequence ATGACAACAAGCATCCTTGAACGTCTCGACACAGCATTGGTCGAGGATTCGGCCGACGGTCTGTTTCGTTGTGATCGTGCGATATTTACCGATACCGGGTTCTTTGAGTTGGAGATGAAGCACCTGTTTGAGGGAAACTGGGTATATCTCGCCCATGAAAGTCAGATTCCGAACAAGAACGACTATTTCACAACCTGGATCGGACGACAGCCCATCTTTATCGCCCGCAGCAAGAACGACGAGCTAAACGCCTTCGTCAATGCCTGCAGTCACCGTGGCGCAATGATTTGCCGTTACAAGCGCGGCAGCAAGTCGACATTCACCTGCCCGTTCCACGGTTGGACATTCAGCAATTCCGGAAAGTTGCTGAAGGTGAAAGACCCGGACGGCGCCGGTTATCCCGAACAATTCCACAACGAAGGCTCGCACGACTTGAAGAAGGTCGCGAGGTTCGAGGCCTATCGCGGCTTCCTGTTCGGAAGCCTCAATCCGGATGTGAAGCCATTGGCCGAACATCTCGGCGAAGCCGCAAAATTCATCGACATGATGGTCGACCAGGCACCCGACGGACTCGAAGTCCTGCGCGGATCGTCCAGCTACATCTACGACGGCAATTGGAAGCTGCAGGCTGAAAATGGTGCCGACGGCTATCATGTATCGTCGGTGCATTGGAACTACATTGCCACGACGAGCCGCCGCAATGCGGAATCGGATGATGTCAAGGCGACCGATCTCAGCAAGATGAGCGAGCTGAAGGGTGGTTACTATTCGTTCGAAAACGGGCACATGGTCGTTTGGTCTCGGTTTGCCGACCCAACGACCAGGCCCGCCTACGCGCACATCGACCAGCTCACGGCAAAGCACGGCCGCGCCAGGGCGCAATGGATGGTCGAGAACCTGCGCAACCTCTGCCTCTATCCAAATCTCTATCTGATGGACCAGATGAGTTCGCAGCTGCGCGTGACCCGTCCGCTCGCGGTAGATAAGACCGAAGTGACGATCTACTGCATTGCGCCGAAGAGCGAGCCGGCAGAGCAGAGAATGCGCCGCATTCGCCAATACGAAGATTTTTTCAATGCCAGTGGCATGGCGACGCCCGACGATCTGGAGGAATTCCGCGCCTGTCAGCAGGCATACATGGCCAAGGCGATGCGCTGGAATGACTTGTCGCGCGGCGCGACGCACTGGATCGAGGGTGCGGACGAGGGGGCGCAGGCGATCGACCTTCATCCACTGAGGAGCGGAGTGAAGATCGAGGACGAAGGTCTTTTCCTTGTTCAGCACGGATATTGGTCCGACGCGCTGCGGGAGGCCGTACTCAAGGGAGACGGGGCATGA